AAATTGTTGTTGAAGAAGGTAAGTCAAATGTTGATGTAGGCACTGTGATTGCTTACTTAGCTGAACCTGAGGATGATATATCTTCTTTGACTTTCCCAGACGCACCAGCTGCACCAATTAAGAAGGCCTCGTCTGATGCTGCTTCTAATGCTCCAGCTTCTGCTGATGCAACCCCTAAGGTATCTCAAGAGAAAAATACTAATGAAAACGTTCTTCAGGATGCTAATAAAGATCAAACTTTTTTCCCATCGGTAGAGATCTTACTTCATGAAAATGGCATCTCAAGAGAAACTGCTTTACAATCCATTAAAGCTACTGGTGCTAATGGGAAATTATTGAAGGGTGACGTCCTTGCCTATCTAGGTAAAATTCCTCAAGAATCTGTGACATCTATTGCTCAATTCATCAAAAGTGGAGAAAAATTAGACTTATCAAACattcaattgaaagatACAAAACCTGATACTACTAGTTCAGCTGCCCCAGCAAAGGattcaaaagaagaaaCTGCTTCTAAAGCTGAAGTTGAATCAAAAGAAAACCCTGTTGAAAAGAAGGCGCCACCAAAATTCATTGACCTTGAAGAaactttttcatttattgtCACAGAAAATCCTacttttgaagaattagataatgttattcattcttttatttataagaATTTTGCCCTTGCTCATTCGGATCCACTTGTAAATACAAATTCTGTCTTATATGATCcattatttgaaagttTATTAACTTCTGAACCAAATCAACCAAGATTTACATCAACTTATACTTTGTTGCCAGTTAAAACTTCTGCTCCCAAATTGAATAGATACTCAAAACGTGATTTGtttgatgaattatctACCAGTCCAAGcaacaaatttattttaaacaagAAAAGTTCTACATTAgatgaaattgatttattagatgaaCAACCagtaaaagaaaaaggtCAGAAATATTTGTTGTCATTAAACGTTAAAGTCGATATGAAGTATGCAGATTCTGTTGAAAGAGCAAACAGATTTATTGAAAGAGTAGGTAAACtcaacttttaaaaattgaccACTACTTAAATTTGTTCTAAGAATATTATCCCATCTTGTCAAACTTAAAtagtttattaaattgatcccatttttttttttgttttgaagatattgagagaaaaatttaagggtaaatatattaaaataaattgtatatatgttaatgataaataaataaaaaaagttccattaaaacaaatattagaattggTATACTTTTGTATAGCTAATTGGGGTGTACGGAATGTACCCGCctaattgaaaattatttatattttgtatatCTATGTTTGTTTTAAGTTTGTTTAGTTCATATATGAAAATTCTAatcaattttgaaaaacatAATAAACAGagtaaaattataatcgattggaaaataattttataaagtcagtattaaatatatacgAAGAAATAATTAGCTACAATATGCATGcgaaataaaatatttataataaaattacaCAATAACAAATCCATTTTCTTCCAAGAATTTCAATGTTTGACTTGTAATTTCATCTATCGATGATTGTTTAGTTGGGATTTGAATATGAGAATTTTCATCATAACCTAAACGATAGAAGTTAGTTTGGTTATCACTAATGGATTTTGAATCCTTGACAATTAAACCTGTTCCAGACTTAACGAAGTCTGGtaataaagaaatcaaattttcatcatttgaatgTTCAAGGGTCTTATAGTATCTTTCTGAGTTCAATTGTAATAAAGTGGTTAATAAAGCCAATTCGATTTGATTATGttgttttttcaaatcatcaTCTACCACAATGACAAACCCTTGTTTTGATCTTGGTGGGTTTGAAGTTCTTAAGATTTTAACAACTTCAGGGTAAGAAAACCATTCTGGAATTGGAGTTCCATCTTTTAATCTATTTCTCAATTCTGTTCCTGAAATGTTTAATGTTTTCACTTTTGTAGTGTCGATTTCATCAATTGGTGCATAAGAGTCAGTTTCCGGTAAATAAGTAACCATTTTAAATGGAACCATTTGAATGGCTAATTTACCCTCTTTGGCATACTTTTCCACCAAATTTTGAGCGTCATAAGGACCATAGAAATCAACGCCTTTGGAATTCTTACCTGGACCAGCATGATCCCTACCCACAATGAAATGAGTGGCCCCATAATTCTGTCTAATAATAGCATGCCAAACAGCTTCTCTATCACCAGCCATTCTCATTGCCAATGGTAGTAATGATAGCAAGGCTGTATCTTCTGGATATTTAACAATAATTTCCTTATAAGCACGAACACGAGTATGATGATCAATATCACCTGGTTTAGTCATCCCTACCACTGGGTGAATTAAAATGTTTGCATTAACATCTTTGGCAGCTCTTAAAGTCAATTCTCTATGAGCTCTATGCATTGGATTTCTTGTTTGGAAAGCTACGACACGATCCCAAGAATTTTTCTCAAATAGAGTTCTTAATTCTGAAGGAGTTCTACGTAATTCAttataatcataataagTAGGTAATTGAATTGCCTCCACAGAACCGCCAATATAATTATCACCCGcgatattatttaaatattgaactGCAGGATGTTCTGGATCACCTCTAAAGACATGTTCAGCTTCAATTGCTTTATTTGGTTTATAAATGGAATCAATTGTGATGATAGCAATGGggaattcattattttgtaaaagaACAATTTTTACATCCTTTGTcactttattatttttcaaccaattttcattaacatCCAAGGTAATAGGGATAGTCCAAAGAGTACCGTCTGATAAAGTGGAATTTAATACTACTGAATTATAATCCTCTTCATTTAAGAACCCTTCCAAGGGAGAAAACCCACCATTGATGATCAATTCCAAATCACAAACTTGACGTTGAGTTAGATTCCAGAATTGATTCTTAGCAATTAAAGTTTTAGCCTCTGCCAATAACGAGTCCTTCTTGGAAGCGTCTCTTGcaattaaatcttttaagaCATGATCTTTACCGTGTGGAGCTGGCATGGTTGTACTATTTCACtgtttcttattttttcttctttacttttcttttcaagATAATTGTATAGAGCTCTATCCAATAACAAGACTACTTTATATACTTTAGCCAAAggcttttttttctccttttgaattattagttgttgATAATTGAAATCTCAGATTACACATTAACAATTTAGTatcgttattattattattattactactatTGCCGTCTTATAGGTTATGTTTTTATAAGAGAAAGCCACCACcgttttttatttcatattaAAAGGCACGAGAAATTAAAGTCTGTCGTTTCAAGAATGCCGCCACAAcatttttggaaaaagaCGCCAATTTACTGGCGCGACGCATATTTACTGGCACATATGTTTGCTGGCGCCATGCCATTTACTGACACATTCTCTCGTTGATTTGCTGACACACAATATTTGCTGACACAATCCACCACGTGCTTCCTGTCACCCAGCTTCCTGTTTTCATTGCCCCAAACGGAAAAATAGGAAGCTGAATCTCCTTTTCACCGGTAAATTCCGGAACTGCCTCAGACGGCCCGAAACGGCCCGAAACGGCACGTGCCTGGAAGAATGCGCTCCAGACCCGAGGTGCCTTGACCTTCCCGGTTAAAAAGGGCTCACGACGGAACACTAACTTATTAGGAGAAGGTTTTTTACCAAAGCCAACTATATGATGATGAGAGTGAAAAAAGTGAAATTTGAGGCCTAAAATGGAAATCAACATAAGTGGTACGAGCATCATTAGGGTGCCCTTCAAATACCAAATTTACTACCCGGGTGACAACCGCTTAACAATGATACCTGCTTATGAAGCTCAGGTAAGGTTGTTTGCTAATGGATTATGAATTAGATAGACCCTTCTGCACAAGATTAGTTTGATTTTTGAAGCTTGTTTTGCTTCGAGGCTTTTTGGTGTGGAGCCCGTTACAGCCTGGTACATTAGAACACCATTCAACTAGTAGCTGGTTATCGTAACATTTATCTCTACGGAAGAAGTCCCTAGAATCTTCCATTGAGGTCTGTGGTAATGGATGGAGTGTGCGTGtgttttgaatttgtaaCATTTGATGGCATTGTAGAACTTGGATAGTGGAATGCCTCCTCAAGTCGCGTGTCATTCCGTTGTTGGAATAGTAGCCGTGGCCACTGGAATGTCTGTACTGCCCTTTACAACAGTGGCCAGTCCCGTATGACCCAACCACCTGTGTATGTATGTTTGCTTGTGTGTGTGGTCCTTGCAATTGGTAAGAATGCAAAGCTTAGAATCTGCATGTTGGTGGGTGCCAATAGGCATCTGCTTTTTGTTAGGATACCTTCTTGGTAGCtttgaatttaaagttCCCAATTGTTTGAAAGATTGATATATAAACAGTtgtatatttcaattattcattaatttcttgcttttaattctttctaATGTTCATCCTAAGATCATCAACAAACATCAGTTTGAAcatcaacaaataaattaacaaTGGTTAGAGTTTCTATTAACGGTTTCGGTAGAATTGGTAGAATTGTCTTGAGAATTGCTTTGCAAAGAAAAGACATTGAAGTTGTTGCTGTCAACGATCCATTCATCTCTGTTGACTATGCTGCTTACATGTTCAAGTACGATTCCACTCACGGTTTGTACGAAGGTGCTGTCTCTCACGATGACAAAAACTTGATCATTGACGGTAAGAAGATTGCTGTCTTCCAAGAAAGAGACCCAGCTAACTTACCATGGGGTGCTGAAAAGATCGATATTGCTATCGACTCTACTGGTGTCTTCAAGGAATTAGACTCTGCTCAAAAGCACATTGACGCTGGTGCCAAGAAGGTTGTCATCACTGCTCCATCTTCCACCGCTCCAATGTTCGTTGTTGGTGTTAACGAAGACAAAATGACTGCTGACCAAACCATTGTCTCTAACGCTTCCTGTACCACTAACTGTTTGGCCCCATTAGCTAAGGTCATCCACGAAAACTTCGGTATTGAAGAAGGTTTAATGACCACTGTCCACTCCATGACTGCTACCCAAAAGACTGTCGATGGTCCATCCCACAAGGACTGGAGAGGTGGTAGAACCGCTTCTGGTAACATCATCCCATCTTCCACTGGTGCTGCCAAGGCTGTCGGTAAGGTCTTACCAGTCTTGAACGGTAAGTTGACCGGTATGGCTTTCAGAGTCCCAACCGTCGATGTCTCCGTTGTTGACTTGACTGTTAAGTTAGAAAAGGCTACTACTTACGATGAAATCAAGAAGGCCATCAAGACCGCTTCTGAAGGTAAGATGAAGGGTGTCTTAGGTTACACTGAAGACATGGTTGTCTCCTCTGACTTCTTGGGTGACTCTCACTCTTCTATCTTCGATGCTGGTGCCGGTATTATGTTGTCTCCAAAATTCGTTAAGTTGGTTTCTTGGTACGATAACGAATTCGGTTACTCCACCAGAGTTGTCGATTTAGTTGAACACGTTGCTAGATTATAAATGTCATGAtcaatcttttatttaactagctttatttaaattatatatgatttcttaatttaACATTTTACGTTTTTCACTATTAAAActataaagataaaattttatttatggTATCTTGGCAAATCCAGATGCATAACTAACACTACTATCATCTACGTTTGTAACTTTTGAACTTTGGGAATATTTAGGCCATTCgaatttaattaatctttCATCTTTCAATAATGCAATGATAGCTAATATAACACTACATGGATTAGCACCACAAACTGTATTTCCagaaatttctaaatatttcttccaattggaatatttttcaatatttgcACTTTCTGTTAAAACTTTCATTGCATGTTTGTCaagaatttcaattgattgCCATATTGGTACTTTATGATGTGGTAATTTAGATCTAGAAGTTAACATTTCAATTTCAGTTTCTTCTTCGATGGcttcttctaattctttttcatcACTGACATATCCTGTAAATTGAAACCTTCTCCCCCAATGACAAAAATCACTacttataataaataaatttttttcatcttttaaatatggtaataaaattttaccTAATGACATATCAACATCTTTAGTATTATGAGATACAAGCattggtattattttcaCTTTATCTGGTGAAATTTTTCTCCAATTCAACGTTTGTAATAACATTGGATATTGCATTTCCAATGAGTGCTCATCTAAATCAGTATCTTTATccatataattaaatatattagaatgCTTTTTACcatctttaattaatttttcatttaattcattatctaTGGTTAAATTCCCTAATGGTGTTTctaattgattaaattttgatagtaatatttcattacggaaatataaatgatgAGATGGCCCTAATATAAAGATTCTTTTTACATTTTGTGTTAAATTTAACGAAGCATATGAATATGCCATAGTAGGTCCACAATATCTGTAACCTGCATGTGGAGATACAATAATTCTTGCCTTATCTATTGGAGCTTTCATGGTATCAGCTTTTGATAGACATGATTCTAATTGTTGAGATAATTCTAACGAATGATTTGAATACCATGATCCTGCATGTGTGGCTCTTCTTATAGACATTTTTGAATGTACTGCTTCTGATGTTTTCATatgtaaaaaatttcttttatctCTTTTTCTTAAACTATTTCGCTTGacaagaatatatatttataattatcaattaatcAAATGTTTAACATGTTAGTAAGTTTAAGTATCATTAACTTGATTGAAACCGTAAAAATTACCAAGGTGACTCCTACTATTAAATATCCGACAATTAATAAGTCCTGTTGACTTTCGTAATatatgatttaaaaaaactatttaaatattattataactATAATTGGATATGTGGAGTACTTTCAACAAAGTTCCATTTTGGTCTATCAATTCATTTGACTTTACTTTgctttttttgaatatcttACACTTCAAAGCAATTCTACCCCTCAACGTCTAAAATGGGGAGTTGAGAAATGCTagataattaaaaaaaaaaaaaacaaaaaaagcAGCAAGAAacgaaaaataaaattaagaaaCATAAGATAAAGAAAGGAAAAGAAGGTACTCttaataatctttttttgaggcaaataataattattactgAATCGTGATGCTTCTGTAGGCATATGAAGATGTCAATAAAAcacaaaatatattaaaatatctaataaaGTATACATGCATGCACAATGAAGAGGAgggaaatatatatatatatgtatatatttatataattaaaatttacaatCTTATAGCAAAATAAAACACtgtaatatattatacaatCTTGAATTTAACGATATCAAACTGAGCTtcataatttcaaattgagtattaataattacgatttgaatttaattagAAAGTTTCagttgaaattaaaaatttattcatgacttattttgattagtaattttattttgagaTTTATATGTGCTTACAGGAAATTTttggtttattattattatagttattatttttttttattcttcttcttcttcttcttcttattattattatcattagtagtaatagtagtagtattaagagtataataattattcataatcggcatcgtcatcatcatcatcgtcatcatcttcaCTGTCCGATCtgttttctaattctttacTTTCCAATAGAGCTTGCAATTCAGCATCTTCAGTAGCAGTGACAGCCTTTGGAGGCATAGTGACGTTACAAATACCACCGTTCTTAGTAATGACTTCAGTAATCTTTTGAATAGCTtgttctaataattcaataccCAAGGTTTTATCCAAGGCTTGAGTTGTAACAACGTATAATGGAGCAGCCACCAATTTGACTTTGATTTGCATTTGTTCTGTTGATAGAGCTTCAGCGGCCTTCAAAGCTGATTTAATAGCATCGATACCTTCATAACTGAAACAAGAGACTTCTACATCGGCTCTAATCTTAACAGCTTGTGGGGTCAATCTCTTGGAGATATAagttttcaattcttcaaaaacaTCTTTGGAAGGAGGTTCAATACCTTCCCAAACAGTTTCATCGATGATGGATAATTTGAAAGCTTCATAAGCATGGCCGAATCTTCGACTTAATGGCCAAGCAATAGTCTTGTACAATTCTTCTAAAGgaatttggaatttttcaGCACAGAATCTCAAGATGGAATGGACGGTTTTAgatttttggaatttttcttcacaTTTGATGATATCTTCTGATGAAACACGACGTTTGGATAAATCAATGTAACCTTTTTCCTTGTCGACTCTTAGGACCACGACGACATCATTTTTACCGACACGaatcaatttttgaatGGACCTTATACGTCTACGAGACAATTCTGATAATAAGATCATACCTTCGATGTTATcatattctaataatttgacATATGCACCCATTTCAGCGATTTGTTGAACATTGACCATAACAATGTCATCAACTTCTGggtatttattttcataaaaTCTACAATGAGAGGTCGACATGATGTGAAGGGTAGGGTGCGAGGAGTAGGGAGGGAGAGAGGGGAAGAGGAGAAGGTAGTTATGATTGGTTTGAGGGTCTATATATGAAAATGCCAATATActtctatattttatatataaaatgtatttttcaaatatcatactataaaatattattattttccaaactgctttgaaaaaaaaaaaaattacgaaataaaaaaaattttaaagacaTGCCCGGGTAACGCTTCGAGGATAGGGATGAGCAAAACGTA
The window above is part of the Henningerozyma blattae CBS 6284 chromosome 2, complete genome genome. Proteins encoded here:
- the PDX1 gene encoding Pdx1p (similar to Saccharomyces cerevisiae PDX1 (YGR193C); ancestral locus Anc_5.153) — translated: MLRSSVLRVSRGATTIISRNIHTSRFLLDAQPFLMPAMSPTMEKGGIVSWKFKPGETFSAGDVLLEVETDKAQIDVEAQDDGKMAKIVVEEGKSNVDVGTVIAYLAEPEDDISSLTFPDAPAAPIKKASSDAASNAPASADATPKVSQEKNTNENVLQDANKDQTFFPSVEILLHENGISRETALQSIKATGANGKLLKGDVLAYLGKIPQESVTSIAQFIKSGEKLDLSNIQLKDTKPDTTSSAAPAKDSKEETASKAEVESKENPVEKKAPPKFIDLEETFSFIVTENPTFEELDNVIHSFIYKNFALAHSDPLVNTNSVLYDPLFESLLTSEPNQPRFTSTYTLLPVKTSAPKLNRYSKRDLFDELSTSPSNKFILNKKSSTLDEIDLLDEQPVKEKGQKYLLSLNVKVDMKYADSVERANRFIERVGKLNF
- the MET3 gene encoding sulfate adenylyltransferase (similar to Saccharomyces cerevisiae MET3 (YJR010W); ancestral locus Anc_5.154), giving the protein MPAPHGKDHVLKDLIARDASKKDSLLAEAKTLIAKNQFWNLTQRQVCDLELIINGGFSPLEGFLNEEDYNSVVLNSTLSDGTLWTIPITLDVNENWLKNNKVTKDVKIVLLQNNEFPIAIITIDSIYKPNKAIEAEHVFRGDPEHPAVQYLNNIAGDNYIGGSVEAIQLPTYYDYNELRRTPSELRTLFEKNSWDRVVAFQTRNPMHRAHRELTLRAAKDVNANILIHPVVGMTKPGDIDHHTRVRAYKEIIVKYPEDTALLSLLPLAMRMAGDREAVWHAIIRQNYGATHFIVGRDHAGPGKNSKGVDFYGPYDAQNLVEKYAKEGKLAIQMVPFKMVTYLPETDSYAPIDEIDTTKVKTLNISGTELRNRLKDGTPIPEWFSYPEVVKILRTSNPPRSKQGFVIVVDDDLKKQHNQIELALLTTLLQLNSERYYKTLEHSNDENLISLLPDFVKSGTGLIVKDSKSISDNQTNFYRLGYDENSHIQIPTKQSSIDEITSQTLKFLEENGFVIV
- the TBLA0B07730 gene encoding type I glyceraldehyde-3-phosphate dehydrogenase (similar to Saccharomyces cerevisiae TDH3 (YGR192C) and TDH2 (YJR009C); ancestral locus Anc_5.155), with protein sequence MVRVSINGFGRIGRIVLRIALQRKDIEVVAVNDPFISVDYAAYMFKYDSTHGLYEGAVSHDDKNLIIDGKKIAVFQERDPANLPWGAEKIDIAIDSTGVFKELDSAQKHIDAGAKKVVITAPSSTAPMFVVGVNEDKMTADQTIVSNASCTTNCLAPLAKVIHENFGIEEGLMTTVHSMTATQKTVDGPSHKDWRGGRTASGNIIPSSTGAAKAVGKVLPVLNGKLTGMAFRVPTVDVSVVDLTVKLEKATTYDEIKKAIKTASEGKMKGVLGYTEDMVVSSDFLGDSHSSIFDAGAGIMLSPKFVKLVSWYDNEFGYSTRVVDLVEHVARL
- the MHO1 gene encoding Mho1p (similar to Saccharomyces cerevisiae YJR008W; ancestral locus Anc_5.156); its protein translation is MSIRRATHAGSWYSNHSLELSQQLESCLSKADTMKAPIDKARIIVSPHAGYRYCGPTMAYSYASLNLTQNVKRIFILGPSHHLYFRNEILLSKFNQLETPLGNLTIDNELNEKLIKDGKKHSNIFNYMDKDTDLDEHSLEMQYPMLLQTLNWRKISPDKVKIIPMLVSHNTKDVDMSLGKILLPYLKDEKNLFIISSDFCHWGRRFQFTGYVSDEKELEEAIEEETEIEMLTSRSKLPHHKVPIWQSIEILDKHAMKVLTESANIEKYSNWKKYLEISGNTVCGANPCSVILAIIALLKDERLIKFEWPKYSQSSKVTNVDDSSVSYASGFAKIP
- the SUI2 gene encoding translation initiation factor eIF2 subunit alpha (similar to Saccharomyces cerevisiae SUI2 (YJR007W); ancestral locus Anc_5.157), whose product is MIFEKYILYIKYRSILAFSYIDPQTNHNYLLLFPSLPPYSSHPTLHIMSTSHCRFYENKYPEVDDIVMVNVQQIAEMGAYVKLLEYDNIEGMILLSELSRRRIRSIQKLIRVGKNDVVVVLRVDKEKGYIDLSKRRVSSEDIIKCEEKFQKSKTVHSILRFCAEKFQIPLEELYKTIAWPLSRRFGHAYEAFKLSIIDETVWEGIEPPSKDVFEELKTYISKRLTPQAVKIRADVEVSCFSYEGIDAIKSALKAAEALSTEQMQIKVKLVAAPLYVVTTQALDKTLGIELLEQAIQKITEVITKNGGICNVTMPPKAVTATEDAELQALLESKELENRSDSEDDDDDDDDDADYE